In Fundulus heteroclitus isolate FHET01 chromosome 18, MU-UCD_Fhet_4.1, whole genome shotgun sequence, a single genomic region encodes these proteins:
- the LOC105934707 gene encoding protein mono-ADP-ribosyltransferase TIPARP encodes MDQTLHILQKSADRVPAGIPLDVSLNMDAGGDFAEQPIVGLSDKIPLVKPYFRKKPRKLDPKCIHRALDPILTSLLSTDTLVSGDGVFVPRSQPGRTPGTLCAAAVVKQGCVGQVCLKDPGAAEDATAAAGVQGLMSRDVDVDMADATAELEETEGQQRKAGGADPVTPPERDTPPAGAPQVPRQEGTAVKSADLLASGAGSAPAKDPSAARDPQPLQPDKGVLFQNKSEEASLDLVFELLTQLQYHTHQADSVDICVDFLQGRCVFGNDCAHHHTVLPYHWQIRRSGAQTWQSMADEAQEQLERLYCNPDQEQVRLKYQGRVFLLEFATMRVCDLEFDCVRRLTTPPCPLPVPAANPNAAPSCHTLWKYYCRDNFGWREYSEPVVKLIEEASSRGLKEVRFITLQNQYILNIKEGFQQNAVFGFRRQIKKRPMFMSSVILTPHLQTLGGLSLPALPSPSAPAPLDASPPLPLSPTSTNPPSLFPETWLPMPMSQDFLRVPVSREDRSYRTVYSLFHKTVSETKFRIIKIQRVQNPFLWEKYKRKKEYMSRRMSEMDRLLSERHLFHGTSADVVEGICKHNFDPRVCGKHATMFGQGSYFARRAFYSHNFSKRSPKGVHCMFLAKVLTGRFTVGNSSMRRPPPINPRDPSSDLYDSCVDNWMDPQIYVIFNDDQSYPYFIIHYEEVPNTVAI; translated from the exons ATGGACCAAACTTTGCACATCCTCCAGAAATCCGCGGACCGGGTGCCGGCCGGGATCCCCCTGGACGTGAGCCTCAACATGGACGCAGGGGGGGACTTCGCGGAGCAGCCCATCGTGGGGCTCTCGGACAAAATCCCGCTGGTGAAACCCTATTTTCGCAAGAAGCCGAGGAAGCTGGACCCCAAATGCATCCACCGCGCCCTGGACCCGATCCTCACCAGCCTGCTGAGCACCGACACGCTGGTGTCCGGGGACGGGGTGTTCGTCCCCCGGAGCCAGCCGGGCAGGACTCCGGGCACGCTGTGCGCCGCGGCGGTGGTGAAGCAGGGCTGCGTGGGCCAGGTGTGCCTCAAGGACCCGGGGGCCGCCGAGGACGCCACGGCCGCCGCCGGGGTCCAGGGCTTGATGAGCCGGGACGTGGACGTGGACATGGCCGACGCTACCGCGGAGCTGGAGGAGACGGAGGGACAACAGCGGAAGGCCGGCGGCGCGGACCCCGTCACGCCCCCTGAGAGGGACACGCCCCCCGCCGGTGCGCCGCAGGTGCCCCGCCAGGAGGGGACCGCCGTCAAGAGCGCGGACCTCCTGGCCTCCGGCGCCGGAAGCGCTCCGGCGAAGGATCCCTCCGCCGCGCGGGACCCGCAGCCCCTGCAGCCGGACAAAGGCGTGCTGTTTCAGAACAAAAGCGAGGAGGCCTCCCTGGACCTGGTGTTCGAGCTGCTCACCCAGCTCCAGTACCACACGCACCAGGCGGACTCCGTGGACATCTGCGTGGACTTCCTGCAGGGACGGTGCGTCTTCGGCAACGACTGCGCCCACCACCACACCGTCCTGCCCTACCACTGGCAGATCCGCAGGAGCGGCGCCCAGACGTGGCAGAGCATGGCGGACGAGGCCCAGGAGCAGCTGGAGAGACTCTACTGCAACCCGGACCAGGAGCAAGTCAGGCTCAAGTACCA GGGCCGGGTGTTCCTGCTGGAGTTCGCCACCATGCGAGTGTGCGACCTGGAGTTCGACTGCGTCCGGCGGCTGACCACGCCCCCCTGCCCTCTCCCCGTCCCCGCCGCCAACCCCAACGCCGCCCCCAGCTGTCACACGCTGTGGAAGTACTACTGCAGAGATAACTTCGGCTGGAGGGAGTACTCCGAG CCGGTGGTGAAGCTCATCGAAGAGGCCAGTTCGAGGGGTCTGAAGGAGGTGCGCTTCATCACGCTGCAGAACCAGTACATCCTCAACATCAAGGAGGGCTTCCAGCAGAACGCCGTCTTCGGCTTCAGGCGGCAGATCAAGAAGCGGCCCATGTTCATGTCGTCCGTCATCCTGACCCCGCACCTCCA GACTTTGGGCGGCCTCTCTTTACCCGCTCTCCCCTCCCCGTCCGCGCCGGCGCCCCTGGACGCCTCGCCGCCGCTCCCCCTCTCGCCGACGTCCACCAACCCGCCCAGCCTGTTCCCCGAGACGTGGCTGCCGATGCCCATGAGCCAGGACTTCCTGCGGGTGCCCGTGTCCCGCGAGGACCGCAGCTACAGGACGGTGTACAGCCTGTTCCACAAGACGGTGTCGGAAACCAAGTTCAGGATCATCAAGATCCAGCGCGTCCAGAACCCCTTCCTCTGGGAGAAGTACAAGAG GAAGAAGGAGTACATGTCGCGGCGCATGTCGGAGATGGACCGGCTGCTGAGCGAGCGCCACCTCTTCCACGGCACCTCCGCCGACGTGGTGGAGGGCATCTGCAAGCACAACTTTGACCCGCGGGTGTGCGGCAAGCACGCCACCATGTTCGGCCAGGGCTCCTACTTCGCTCGCAGGGCCTTCTACTCCCACAACTTCTCCAAGCGCTCACCCAAAGGAGTCCACTGCATGTTCCTGGCTAAAGTCCTCACTggcag